In the Desulfomicrobium apsheronum genome, one interval contains:
- a CDS encoding amino acid permease, with the protein MEGGQEGAKLAFETVFSSLGGTLIFVFVIISCLGTLNGLMLGCTRGIYSISARNQGPRPFMYKQIDNATNMPTNSAVLGLLLSAFWLVYFYGANLTKPWFGFFCFDPSELPIVTIYALYIPIFVVFMKKEADLSVFKRYVMPSLAIFGSLFMMFAACFSHGMAVVAYLVIFGVIMLGGAFFSREREF; encoded by the coding sequence ATGGAAGGCGGCCAGGAAGGCGCCAAGCTGGCCTTCGAGACCGTCTTTTCAAGCCTTGGTGGAACGCTCATCTTCGTCTTTGTCATCATTTCCTGCCTTGGTACCCTGAATGGCCTGATGCTCGGATGCACGCGCGGCATCTACTCCATCTCCGCCAGAAACCAGGGTCCGCGTCCGTTCATGTACAAGCAGATCGACAACGCCACGAACATGCCCACCAACTCCGCCGTGCTTGGGCTGCTGCTGTCCGCATTCTGGCTGGTGTACTTTTACGGGGCGAACCTCACCAAACCGTGGTTCGGGTTTTTCTGCTTCGATCCCTCGGAACTTCCGATCGTCACGATCTATGCCCTGTACATCCCGATTTTCGTGGTGTTCATGAAAAAGGAAGCCGATCTTTCGGTGTTCAAGCGCTACGTCATGCCCTCTCTGGCGATATTCGGCAGCCTGTTCATGATGTTCGCCGCCTGTTTTTCGCATGGCATGGCCGTTGTGGCCTACCTTGTCATCTTCGGCGTGATCATGCTGGGAGGAGCTTTCTTTTCGCGGGAGCGCGAGTTTTAG
- a CDS encoding tyrosine-type recombinase/integrase — MLTDAQIRAAKPSDKAYKLYDADGLFLFVPPSGSKLWRMKYRENGKEKLASFGKYPIVTLNEARLKKDEFKIALGRGELPPKAQRKDESLEKIAREWYSKKAPGWAESHAVKIMLGLEKNVFPFIGSRTMDSLEPPEILALLRRIEARGAVDLAHRTRGIIGQVFRYAIATGRATRNPAGDLVGAIPPARVQHYPALTDPAEVGALLRAIEAFTGTPHVRVALRLAPMLFVRPGELRKMEWSELDLSGREWCIPAEKMKTRNPHIVPLALQATELLGELPKVGQYVFPNGGKDKSKAMSEAAINAALRRLGYDTKSEITAHGFRAIARTLLHERLRIDPVIIEHQLAHAVPDTLGRAYNRTKFLDERRKMMQLWADYLDELKAGQGRKVLPFTVNE; from the coding sequence ATGCTTACAGACGCACAGATTCGAGCGGCAAAGCCATCCGACAAGGCGTACAAACTTTACGACGCGGACGGTCTCTTCCTCTTCGTCCCACCTTCCGGATCAAAGCTGTGGAGAATGAAGTATCGAGAGAACGGAAAAGAAAAATTGGCGAGTTTTGGCAAATACCCCATTGTCACCCTTAATGAAGCCAGACTCAAGAAAGACGAGTTCAAGATCGCTCTGGGCCGTGGAGAACTGCCGCCCAAGGCACAACGAAAAGACGAAAGCCTCGAAAAGATCGCCCGGGAGTGGTATTCCAAAAAAGCCCCAGGCTGGGCGGAGTCACACGCTGTCAAGATTATGCTCGGATTGGAGAAAAACGTGTTTCCCTTCATCGGCAGTCGCACAATGGACAGCCTTGAGCCCCCCGAGATCCTTGCGCTCTTGCGGCGCATCGAAGCCAGGGGCGCGGTAGATCTCGCGCACAGAACACGCGGAATAATCGGACAGGTATTCCGTTATGCAATCGCGACCGGTCGCGCAACTCGCAATCCGGCAGGGGATCTGGTTGGAGCGATTCCTCCCGCTCGGGTTCAACACTACCCCGCCCTCACCGACCCGGCTGAAGTCGGAGCACTGCTGCGTGCAATCGAGGCTTTTACCGGAACACCCCATGTGCGCGTCGCTCTGCGGCTTGCCCCCATGCTTTTTGTACGTCCTGGGGAACTTCGAAAGATGGAATGGTCGGAACTGGACTTGTCCGGCCGGGAATGGTGCATTCCGGCAGAAAAAATGAAGACACGGAATCCGCACATCGTCCCCCTAGCCCTCCAGGCAACTGAATTGCTGGGAGAGTTGCCCAAGGTCGGCCAGTACGTTTTCCCCAATGGTGGCAAAGACAAGTCGAAGGCCATGAGTGAGGCGGCTATCAATGCCGCCCTTCGACGCCTCGGTTACGACACGAAAAGCGAGATCACGGCCCATGGGTTTCGCGCCATAGCCCGAACGCTTCTGCATGAACGCCTGCGCATCGATCCAGTCATCATTGAGCACCAACTTGCGCATGCAGTGCCCGACACCCTTGGACGTGCCTATAATCGAACCAAGTTTCTCGATGAAAGAAGGAAGATGATGCAACTTTGGGCAGATTATCTGGACGAATTGAAGGCAGGTCAGGGCCGCAAGGTGTTGCCTTTCACGGTCAACGAGTGA
- a CDS encoding multidrug effflux MFS transporter encodes MTIPAPLKIRALLILALLAAFPPLSTDMYLPALPTMVEAWQTTEAIINLTLVGFFISFSLALLFYGPLSDRYGRKPVLLGGISLYVLSCLVCAQAQSPTALIVGRILQGMGAASAATLSLAMTKDYFVGAERERALAHMAVIVSLAPMLAPVLGGIMLTFADWSAIFLAQMVLGVVAICGVWRLKEPAPATTRTLAQVMGGYLRLMCNLRFMTQCTLIALGMTPLFCFIGGSSFIFVTYFGLSEQEYSYFFAFNSAALMLGFWICGRLLRRMPGFRIILFGYAGILVSSAVLALCSGLGPWGMAGPMACLTLSLGMTRPPSSNFLLEQVKQDAGSAASLIMFTYFVGGATAMWFIALPWDNKILTLALVGVVTSALVLVLLPRLGRAPQE; translated from the coding sequence ATGACAATACCAGCCCCACTCAAAATACGAGCCCTGCTCATTCTGGCCCTGCTCGCGGCCTTTCCGCCGCTGTCCACGGATATGTATCTGCCGGCCCTGCCCACCATGGTCGAGGCCTGGCAGACCACGGAAGCGATCATCAACCTGACCCTGGTCGGCTTTTTCATCAGCTTCAGCCTGGCCCTGCTCTTCTACGGTCCCCTCTCGGACCGCTATGGACGAAAGCCCGTGCTCCTGGGCGGCATATCCCTCTATGTCCTTTCCTGTCTGGTCTGCGCCCAAGCCCAGAGCCCCACGGCTCTGATCGTGGGGCGCATCCTGCAGGGTATGGGCGCGGCCTCGGCGGCAACCCTGTCCCTGGCCATGACCAAGGACTATTTCGTGGGCGCGGAACGCGAGCGGGCCTTGGCCCACATGGCCGTCATAGTTTCCCTGGCCCCCATGCTCGCGCCCGTGCTGGGCGGAATAATGCTCACCTTCGCCGACTGGTCCGCCATCTTCCTCGCCCAGATGGTCCTTGGCGTCGTGGCCATCTGTGGTGTCTGGAGACTCAAGGAACCGGCCCCGGCCACGACCCGCACCCTGGCCCAGGTCATGGGCGGCTACCTGCGGCTCATGTGCAACCTGCGCTTCATGACGCAATGCACCCTCATCGCCTTGGGCATGACCCCGCTTTTCTGCTTCATCGGCGGCTCTTCCTTCATCTTCGTGACCTATTTCGGTCTCAGCGAGCAGGAATACAGCTATTTCTTCGCCTTCAATTCAGCCGCGCTCATGCTCGGATTCTGGATCTGCGGCAGGCTGCTGAGGCGCATGCCCGGATTTCGCATCATCCTGTTCGGCTATGCCGGAATCCTGGTCAGCTCGGCGGTCCTGGCCCTGTGTTCCGGCCTCGGCCCCTGGGGCATGGCCGGGCCCATGGCCTGCCTGACCCTGAGCCTTGGCATGACGCGCCCGCCGAGCAGCAACTTCCTGCTCGAACAGGTCAAACAGGACGCCGGATCGGCGGCCTCCCTCATCATGTTCACGTATTTCGTGGGCGGTGCCACGGCCATGTGGTTCATCGCCCTGCCCTGGGACAACAAGATCCTGACCCTGGCCCTGGTGGGCGTTGTCACCAGCGCCCTGGTCTTGGTATTACTGCCGAGGCTGGGACGAGCGCCGCAGGAGTGA
- a CDS encoding PilZ domain-containing protein produces MSENRKYNRTASLQRCAIVSPSLDTPCPARIINQSPDGLLLEMDCEIPVGDVPVNIYLADELRGTVDYESSTFLTGFIRWCKKEEGGWSGFFQAGVQLVTTAPRKDWR; encoded by the coding sequence ATGTCTGAAAACAGAAAATACAACAGAACCGCAAGCCTCCAGCGCTGCGCTATCGTTTCCCCATCTCTGGACACCCCCTGCCCGGCCAGGATCATCAATCAAAGCCCGGATGGCCTGCTGCTTGAAATGGATTGCGAGATTCCCGTGGGGGACGTACCCGTGAACATCTATCTTGCCGACGAGTTGAGGGGAACCGTGGACTACGAGAGCAGCACCTTTCTGACAGGTTTCATACGCTGGTGCAAAAAAGAAGAAGGAGGATGGTCCGGCTTTTTTCAGGCGGGCGTGCAACTTGTGACCACTGCGCCGCGAAAGGACTGGAGATAG
- a CDS encoding NAD(P)/FAD-dependent oxidoreductase, which produces MESVDILIIGQGPAGLSSAIYTARAGMNTLILGCAPKVAGDYEIDNYFGFTETITGKELIERGKAQAAKFGADIRCDRVLGIHQDDAGAFVAKTEDKKIEAASIILATGVSRIRPGISNLADYEGKGVSYCVSCDGFFMRGKPVMVVGEGNFAANQALELLQYTPNVKVCSQGKELSISEEFLYRLEESKIPVLTGKIAKLAGDNGLEKVHLESGEQIDAQGLFVAMGQASSSDFAYSLGLMRNGQFIETDRDQRTNVPGVFAAGDCVGRFLQISVAVGEGALAGRAAISHVKERRRTLLDKEAK; this is translated from the coding sequence ATGGAAAGCGTCGACATCCTCATCATAGGCCAAGGTCCCGCCGGTCTCTCGTCCGCCATCTACACGGCACGGGCAGGCATGAACACCCTGATTCTGGGTTGCGCCCCCAAGGTGGCCGGCGATTATGAAATAGACAACTACTTCGGGTTCACCGAAACCATAACCGGGAAGGAATTGATCGAACGGGGCAAGGCTCAGGCCGCAAAATTCGGGGCCGACATCCGTTGCGACCGCGTGCTCGGCATCCATCAAGACGACGCGGGCGCTTTCGTGGCCAAGACCGAGGACAAGAAAATCGAGGCCGCGTCCATCATCCTGGCCACCGGCGTGTCCCGCATCAGGCCCGGCATCTCGAACCTGGCCGACTATGAAGGCAAGGGCGTGTCCTACTGCGTGAGCTGCGACGGCTTCTTCATGCGCGGCAAGCCGGTCATGGTTGTCGGGGAGGGAAATTTCGCCGCCAACCAGGCCCTGGAACTCCTGCAATACACCCCGAATGTGAAGGTCTGCTCACAGGGCAAGGAGCTGTCCATCAGCGAGGAATTCCTCTACCGCTTGGAAGAAAGCAAAATCCCCGTCCTGACAGGCAAGATCGCCAAGCTGGCCGGGGATAACGGGCTTGAAAAGGTTCACCTTGAATCCGGCGAGCAGATCGACGCCCAGGGCCTCTTCGTGGCCATGGGACAGGCCTCCTCCAGCGACTTCGCCTACAGCCTGGGCCTCATGCGCAACGGCCAGTTCATCGAAACGGACCGGGATCAGCGCACCAACGTGCCTGGCGTCTTCGCGGCCGGAGACTGTGTGGGCCGCTTCCTGCAGATCAGCGTGGCCGTGGGCGAAGGAGCCTTGGCCGGACGCGCGGCCATCAGCCACGTCAAGGAGAGACGCCGCACACTTCTTGACAAAGAAGCGAAGTAG
- a CDS encoding adenosine-specific kinase: protein MELSLVPIKNPHALNLILGMSHFIKTVEDVHEAMVNTVPGAKFGLAFCEASDVCLIRTTGTDPELIELATENAKALSAGHSFILFMRDMFPVNVVNTIQNVPEVVRLFCATANPVQVIVAQTDQGRGILGVVDGFASKGVETEADKEKRTKFLRMIGYKF, encoded by the coding sequence ATGGAGCTCTCGCTCGTACCCATCAAGAATCCGCACGCCCTCAATCTGATCCTGGGGATGTCCCACTTCATCAAGACCGTGGAAGACGTGCATGAAGCCATGGTCAACACCGTGCCCGGGGCAAAGTTTGGGCTAGCCTTCTGCGAAGCCTCGGATGTCTGCCTGATCCGGACCACGGGCACGGACCCCGAACTGATCGAACTGGCCACGGAAAACGCCAAGGCGCTCTCCGCCGGACACAGCTTCATCCTGTTCATGCGCGACATGTTTCCGGTCAACGTGGTCAACACCATTCAGAACGTGCCCGAAGTGGTGCGCCTCTTTTGCGCCACGGCCAACCCGGTCCAGGTCATCGTGGCCCAGACGGATCAGGGCCGGGGCATCCTCGGAGTGGTCGACGGATTTGCATCGAAAGGCGTCGAGACCGAGGCAGACAAGGAGAAGCGCACGAAATTCCTGCGCATGATCGGCTACAAGTTCTGA
- a CDS encoding HP0495 family protein, which translates to MNKPELEFPLHWEYKIIAVRSDEAFAAILDVIKSHGFTETPRASNVSRNGSYVTYTVRMHIESREILDSLGVALAGCEGVKYLL; encoded by the coding sequence ATGAATAAGCCGGAACTCGAGTTTCCCCTGCACTGGGAGTACAAAATCATAGCCGTGCGCAGCGACGAAGCCTTCGCCGCCATCCTCGATGTCATTAAAAGTCATGGCTTCACTGAAACTCCCCGCGCCAGCAACGTCTCCCGCAATGGTTCCTACGTGACCTATACCGTACGCATGCACATCGAAAGCCGTGAAATCCTCGACAGCCTTGGCGTCGCCCTGGCGGGTTGCGAGGGCGTTAAGTATCTGCTTTGA
- a CDS encoding APC family permease — protein sequence MGSELNKKFGLFTAIAMVVGIVIGSGVFFKAEKILTATGGNLPLGILAWIIGGFIMISCAYTFSLMATKYERVNGIVDYAEAAMGKKYGYYVGWFMALIYYPTLTAVLAWVSARYTAVLFGWDITGGECMTISGFFLVASYALNALSPVLAGKFQVTTTVIKLIPLLLMAVVGTVFGLDNGMIMQNFTTSVVEVDPVIAIFTAVVATSFAYEGWIIATSINAELRDSKRNLPLALMVGTFTVMVVYILYYVGLAGAVTTRPSWKAARKAPSWPSRPSFQALVERSSSSLSSFPALVP from the coding sequence ATGGGATCTGAGTTGAACAAAAAGTTCGGCCTTTTTACCGCGATTGCGATGGTCGTAGGCATTGTCATCGGCAGCGGCGTCTTTTTCAAGGCGGAAAAAATTCTCACCGCCACCGGCGGCAATCTGCCTCTCGGGATTCTTGCCTGGATCATCGGCGGATTCATCATGATCTCTTGCGCCTACACATTCTCTCTCATGGCCACCAAGTATGAGCGGGTGAATGGCATCGTCGACTACGCCGAGGCCGCCATGGGCAAGAAGTACGGCTATTACGTCGGCTGGTTCATGGCCCTCATTTACTATCCGACCCTGACCGCCGTCCTGGCCTGGGTCTCGGCCCGCTACACGGCCGTGCTTTTTGGATGGGACATCACCGGGGGCGAGTGCATGACCATCTCCGGCTTCTTTCTGGTGGCCAGCTACGCCCTGAACGCGCTGTCGCCCGTCCTGGCCGGAAAATTTCAGGTCACCACGACCGTGATCAAGCTCATCCCGCTGTTGCTCATGGCGGTGGTCGGCACCGTCTTCGGCCTGGACAACGGCATGATAATGCAGAATTTCACCACTTCCGTGGTCGAAGTCGATCCGGTCATCGCGATATTCACCGCCGTCGTGGCCACGTCCTTTGCCTACGAGGGCTGGATCATCGCCACCAGCATCAACGCGGAGCTCCGGGATTCCAAGAGGAATCTCCCCCTGGCTCTGATGGTGGGCACCTTCACGGTCATGGTCGTGTACATACTGTACTACGTCGGCCTGGCGGGCGCGGTCACCACCAGACCCTCATGGAAGGCGGCCAGGAAGGCGCCAAGCTGGCCTTCGAGACCGTCTTTTCAAGCCTTGGTGGAACGCTCATCTTCGTCTTTGTCATCATTTCCTGCCTTGGTACCCTGA
- a CDS encoding Fic family protein — protein sequence MILETSSSVTPQVTPPQVGELLAALRVEMSREALQSALGLKDRKSFRERYLGPALAEGLVEMTIPSKPRSRLQKYRLTGKGRRFVADSANE from the coding sequence ATGATTCTGGAGACGAGTTCTTCCGTCACCCCCCAAGTCACCCCCCCCCAAGTCGGCGAGCTTCTTGCGGCGCTTCGTGTGGAGATGAGCCGCGAAGCCCTGCAGTCCGCCCTGGGGCTCAAGGATCGCAAATCGTTCCGCGAGCGGTATCTGGGGCCTGCGTTGGCCGAAGGCCTGGTTGAAATGACCATCCCCTCCAAACCAAGGAGCCGTCTGCAGAAGTACCGCCTGACCGGAAAGGGGCGGCGATTTGTGGCGGATTCGGCCAATGAATAA
- a CDS encoding ABC transporter substrate-binding protein, whose translation MKKIALILATLLLCATQAQAEKLTVLLDWFVNPDHAPLYVALEKGFFKDHGLEVEIIAPSNPNDPPKLVAAGKADIAVSYQHQHQMQVAEGLPLTRIATLVATPLNSLVVLEDGPIKSIADLKGKTVGYSVGGFETALLKVMLEKEGLTMADVKLVNVNFSLSPSLFTGQTDAVIGAFRNFELNQMDIEGRPGRAFFVEEYGVPAYDELILVASSKNVTAPKLRAFVDALEEGVQYLINHPEESWKLFVSGERSSLDDELNRRAWRDTLPRFALRPGALDNKRYIRFAEFLMREEIVTNVPELETWAVELR comes from the coding sequence ATGAAAAAAATCGCCCTCATCCTCGCAACCCTCCTCCTCTGCGCCACCCAGGCCCAGGCCGAAAAGCTGACCGTGCTGCTGGACTGGTTCGTCAACCCCGACCACGCGCCCCTTTACGTGGCCCTGGAGAAAGGCTTCTTCAAGGATCACGGCCTTGAGGTGGAAATCATCGCGCCTTCCAACCCCAACGACCCGCCCAAGCTCGTGGCCGCCGGGAAGGCCGACATTGCCGTGTCCTACCAGCATCAGCACCAGATGCAGGTGGCGGAAGGCCTGCCCCTCACGCGCATCGCCACTTTGGTGGCCACGCCGCTCAACTCCCTGGTCGTGCTTGAGGATGGGCCCATCAAGTCCATCGCCGACCTGAAGGGCAAGACCGTCGGCTATTCCGTGGGCGGATTCGAGACCGCGCTCTTGAAGGTGATGCTCGAAAAAGAGGGCCTGACCATGGCCGACGTCAAGCTGGTCAACGTCAATTTCTCCCTGTCCCCGTCGCTGTTCACGGGCCAGACCGACGCGGTCATCGGTGCGTTCCGCAACTTCGAACTGAACCAGATGGATATCGAGGGGCGCCCTGGACGGGCTTTTTTTGTGGAGGAATACGGAGTGCCCGCCTACGATGAACTGATCCTCGTGGCGTCCAGCAAGAACGTGACGGCCCCCAAGCTGCGCGCCTTTGTCGATGCCTTGGAGGAAGGGGTGCAGTACCTGATCAATCATCCCGAGGAGAGCTGGAAGCTCTTCGTCTCCGGCGAGCGTTCCAGCCTGGACGACGAACTGAACCGCCGCGCCTGGCGGGACACCCTGCCCCGCTTCGCCCTGCGCCCAGGGGCTCTGGACAACAAGCGCTACATCCGCTTCGCGGAATTTCTGATGCGTGAAGAGATCGTGACCAATGTGCCCGAGCTTGAGACATGGGCGGTGGAATTGCGCTGA
- a CDS encoding hybrid sensor histidine kinase/response regulator: MTAAQPKRAKTVLVVDDDPFIRAITGASLRSRGFRILEAGNGQEGLDMFQAHGPDLLIVDLKMPVMSGLELLARLSGATPRTPVLVVSGEGGLDEAVEALRLGAWDYLVKPIVSPTVLLHAVDKALERAALIRENEDYRLNLERQVQQRTLELQKANRELEQQFLKQQKLGIIGTLAGGMAHDFNNILSSIVFSTELIRGSVGACETPDPEDLERILRVCQRGTSLIRSVLHFTGKMHEEFTHFSVRDTMLETLDIIRGTTNSRIEVKTRVDHHLGTLFGDPVHMQQILMNLTNNAIHALASTEKPCIEISAVAYDEQQTDIMITDPESMLVVISVSDNGPGVPDEDLSKLCEPFFTTKPRDEGTGLGLFVTQKIVKTLRGKLLFSRNQSGGTTARICLPAHRDRIPDCAECLTIPDIRGNAERILVIESHPEVRASISSCLTRLGYQVRQAESLAQGCGIVQEEPLGFDLILTDDGPPNSLDDLCATVRQLNPAIRIMLVTASPLGSIACSHHAVCRVLLKPVNMVALGQAMHHCLAECHCKI, translated from the coding sequence ATGACGGCGGCCCAGCCCAAACGCGCCAAAACCGTTCTGGTGGTGGACGACGATCCGTTCATTCGCGCCATCACCGGAGCGAGCCTGCGCTCCCGAGGTTTCAGGATCCTGGAGGCCGGCAACGGCCAGGAAGGCCTGGACATGTTTCAGGCCCACGGACCCGACCTGCTCATCGTCGATCTGAAGATGCCGGTCATGAGCGGCCTGGAGCTTTTGGCCAGACTGTCCGGCGCAACTCCCCGCACCCCGGTGCTGGTTGTTTCCGGCGAGGGCGGCCTGGACGAAGCGGTGGAGGCACTGCGCCTTGGAGCCTGGGACTACCTGGTCAAGCCCATCGTCTCGCCCACGGTCCTCCTGCATGCCGTGGACAAGGCCCTGGAACGGGCAGCCCTGATCCGCGAAAACGAAGATTACAGGCTCAACCTCGAACGCCAGGTCCAGCAACGCACCCTGGAGCTGCAAAAGGCCAACCGCGAGCTTGAGCAACAATTCCTGAAACAGCAGAAGCTGGGCATCATCGGCACCCTGGCCGGGGGCATGGCCCACGACTTCAACAACATCCTCTCCTCCATCGTTTTCTCCACGGAACTCATCCGCGGCTCCGTAGGGGCATGCGAAACTCCGGACCCGGAAGACCTGGAGCGCATCCTGCGCGTCTGCCAGCGCGGCACCTCGCTCATCCGCAGCGTGCTGCATTTCACCGGCAAGATGCACGAGGAATTCACCCACTTTTCCGTGCGCGACACCATGCTCGAAACCCTGGATATCATCCGGGGCACCACGAATTCGCGCATCGAGGTCAAGACCCGGGTGGACCATCATCTGGGCACGCTTTTCGGCGATCCTGTCCATATGCAGCAGATTCTCATGAATCTGACCAACAACGCCATCCACGCCCTCGCAAGCACCGAAAAGCCGTGCATTGAAATTTCGGCCGTCGCCTACGACGAGCAGCAAACGGACATCATGATCACCGATCCCGAGAGCATGCTCGTGGTCATCAGCGTGAGCGACAACGGACCCGGCGTACCGGATGAGGATCTGTCCAAACTGTGCGAGCCTTTCTTCACCACCAAACCCAGGGACGAAGGGACCGGGCTTGGACTCTTTGTCACCCAGAAGATCGTGAAGACGCTGCGCGGCAAACTGCTCTTCTCGCGGAACCAGTCAGGCGGCACCACCGCGCGGATCTGTCTGCCCGCCCACCGGGACCGGATCCCTGACTGCGCCGAATGCCTGACCATCCCGGACATCCGGGGCAATGCGGAGCGCATCCTGGTCATCGAATCACACCCCGAGGTACGCGCCTCCATCAGCTCCTGCCTGACCAGACTCGGCTATCAGGTCCGGCAGGCCGAAAGTCTGGCGCAGGGGTGCGGCATCGTGCAGGAGGAGCCGCTGGGTTTTGACCTCATCCTGACCGATGACGGCCCCCCAAACAGCCTCGACGACCTCTGTGCGACCGTGCGGCAACTCAACCCGGCCATCCGCATCATGCTGGTCACAGCTTCGCCACTGGGGAGCATCGCCTGTTCGCACCATGCCGTATGCCGTGTACTTCTCAAGCCGGTGAACATGGTCGCACTTGGTCAGGCCATGCACCACTGCCTGGCCGAGTGCCACTGCAAAATTTGA
- a CDS encoding glycine zipper 2TM domain-containing protein → MRHNKTLLILCLLLIASTGLLTSCASSRSAQVYSRDQAMQEMRVNYGTVQSVRAVQLEGTKSGIGAVGGGVTGGVLGSMVGGGRGQVLGAVVGALGGAAAGAMAEEGVTRKNALEITVELDTGEILSVVQEADMEFYAGERVRVLRANDGSSRVQK, encoded by the coding sequence ATGCGCCATAACAAAACATTGCTCATTCTTTGCCTCTTACTGATCGCAAGTACCGGCCTGCTCACGTCCTGCGCCTCCAGCCGTTCGGCACAGGTGTATTCCCGTGACCAAGCCATGCAGGAAATGCGGGTCAATTACGGGACCGTGCAATCCGTCCGTGCCGTGCAGCTCGAAGGCACAAAGAGCGGAATCGGAGCGGTGGGCGGCGGCGTGACCGGCGGCGTCCTCGGTAGCATGGTCGGTGGCGGCCGTGGCCAGGTGCTCGGCGCGGTGGTCGGTGCCCTGGGCGGCGCGGCCGCAGGCGCCATGGCCGAAGAGGGCGTGACCAGAAAAAACGCCCTTGAAATAACGGTGGAACTCGATACCGGCGAGATCCTGAGCGTGGTTCAGGAAGCCGACATGGAATTCTATGCCGGTGAAAGAGTGCGCGTACTGCGTGCCAACGACGGCTCGTCCAGGGTCCAGAAGTAA
- a CDS encoding L-serine ammonia-lyase, whose protein sequence is MESIREIYRIGAGPSSSHTMGPKLAAEQFRARVKGAASFQVVLYESLAATGKGHLTDKAIREALAPFPVEILWAQDRQQPEHPNAMDFTALDENGRVLDSWTVFSIGGGALRDRGSTFATPQIYPLQSLTEIMELCGEEGITYWEFVARHEGEDIWNFLEEIRAAMQSCVERGLTTEGVLPGGLGLARKASSYHQKTLLGGAEMRRTGLLAAYALAVSEENASGGTVVTAPTCGASGVLPSVLRYLKENMKARPRSILQALATAGLIGLIIKNNASISGAEVGCQGEVGSACAMAAAAAAQLMGGTIRQIEYAAEMGLEHHLGLTCDPVGGLVQIPCIERNAMAASKAISIAHMALLSDGSHRIPFDEVVRVMKETGHDLPSLYRETSHGGLAKAYGERKEKRGSA, encoded by the coding sequence ATGGAATCCATCCGGGAAATATATCGAATTGGCGCAGGTCCTTCCAGCAGCCACACCATGGGCCCCAAGCTCGCCGCCGAGCAGTTTCGGGCCCGCGTCAAGGGGGCGGCCTCCTTTCAGGTAGTCCTGTACGAGAGCCTTGCCGCCACCGGCAAGGGGCATCTCACCGACAAGGCCATCCGGGAAGCCCTGGCACCCTTTCCCGTCGAAATTCTCTGGGCACAGGACCGGCAGCAGCCCGAACATCCCAACGCCATGGACTTCACGGCCCTGGACGAAAACGGCCGGGTGCTCGACAGCTGGACGGTTTTCAGCATCGGCGGCGGCGCCCTGCGCGACAGGGGCTCCACCTTCGCAACGCCCCAGATCTATCCGTTGCAGAGTCTCACGGAAATCATGGAGCTTTGCGGCGAAGAAGGCATCACCTACTGGGAATTCGTGGCCCGTCACGAAGGCGAGGACATCTGGAACTTCCTTGAAGAGATCCGGGCCGCCATGCAAAGCTGCGTGGAACGGGGCCTGACCACCGAGGGCGTCCTGCCTGGCGGCCTTGGACTGGCCCGCAAGGCCAGCTCGTACCACCAGAAGACCCTGCTTGGCGGAGCCGAGATGCGCCGGACCGGACTTCTGGCCGCATACGCCCTCGCGGTGTCCGAAGAGAACGCCTCCGGAGGGACCGTCGTCACAGCGCCGACCTGCGGCGCGAGCGGCGTGTTGCCATCGGTGCTGCGCTACCTGAAGGAAAACATGAAGGCCAGACCCAGATCCATCCTGCAGGCGCTGGCCACAGCCGGACTGATCGGGCTGATCATAAAAAACAACGCGTCCATCTCCGGGGCCGAAGTCGGCTGCCAGGGCGAGGTCGGTTCGGCCTGCGCCATGGCCGCTGCGGCCGCCGCCCAGCTCATGGGCGGCACCATCCGCCAGATCGAATATGCCGCCGAGATGGGACTTGAGCATCACCTGGGCCTGACCTGCGACCCCGTCGGGGGGCTGGTCCAGATACCCTGCATCGAACGCAACGCCATGGCCGCCTCTAAGGCGATCAGCATCGCGCACATGGCGCTTTTATCGGACGGCTCGCACCGCATCCCCTTTGACGAAGTGGTGCGAGTCATGAAAGAAACAGGACACGACCTGCCAAGCCTCTATCGGGAAACATCCCACGGGGGCCTGGCCAAAGCATATGGCGAACGCAAGGAAAAACGAGGATCCGCATGA